The proteins below come from a single Neospora caninum Liverpool complete genome, chromosome IX genomic window:
- a CDS encoding putative opine dehydrogenase: MGAPSTVSAGVAAQSKAPLLTVCICGGGNAAHAAAAWLGQAHKNIRVNVLTRQPEKWQKEIRMETKICRWSHLGSISGKLNAVSADPAEVVPEADVCLVCAPANAHFPLLEKIRGHLKAGGIVGTVFGQGGFDWAMLKAFEPEECRKKLGGYFALQNLPWLCRTLSYGSVVELIGPKDYLNATVVPGSLAQPVRLLISLLFDMPCRLLPNFMCITLSPSNQIIHPARYYSIFHKWDGKTPMKESEIQWGLYNEFDDLAAEWLEKLSTELQAIKKALTNKFPELDLSSVLPIKERVIQHYGDDVKDTSTLQKVFATNRGYAGCKTPATPVEGGFIPAVNGRLFNEDVPFGLCVLKDIAEQMDVPTPSIDFMIDWHQKLMGKEFLKDGKLNPEMIPQTSAPRAYGLNTPEEIVAPSLMAQNITLPFAHIDMLGRLLN; this comes from the exons ATGGGTGCTCCGTCCACCGTTTCTGCTGGCGTCGCCGCCCAATCCAAGGCCCCGCTGCTGACAGTTTGCATTTGCGGAGGCGGCAACGCTGCCCACGCAGCTGCAGCTTGGCTTGGTCAGGCCCACAAAAACATTCGAGTGAATGTGTTGACTCGCCAACCGGAAAA ATGGCAAAAGGAGATCCGTATGGAGACCAAGATCTGCCGCTGGAGCCACCTGGGTTCGATCTCCGGCAAGCTGAATGC GGTGTCTGCCGATCCAGCAGAAGTTGTGCCCGAGGCTGATGTGTGCTTGGTCTGTGCGCCTGCGAACGCCCACTTTCCACTTCTCGAGAAGATCCGTGGTCACCTGAAAGCTGGCGGCATCGTCGGAACTGTCTTCGGCCAAG GCGGCTTCGACTGGGCAATGCTGAAGGCCTTCGAGCCTGAGGAGTGTCGCAAGAAACTGGGAGGCTACTTCGCCCTCCAGAACCTCCCATGGCTTTGCCGTACCCTGAGCTACGGCTCTGTTGTCGAGCTCATCGGACCCAAGGACTACCTCAAC GCCACAGTTGTCCCTGGTTCCTTGGCGCAACCCGTGCGCCTGCTCATTAGTCTTCTCTTCGACATGCCTTGCCGCCTTCTGCCGAACTTTATGTGCATCACGCTCAGCCCGAGCAACCAAATCATTCACCCTGCGAG GTACTACTCGATTTTCCACAAGTGGGACGGCAAGACGCCGATGAAGGAAAGCGAAATCCAGTGGGGTTTGTACAACGAATTCGACGACCTCGCGGCCGAATGGCTAGAGAAACTCAGCACGGAGCTCCAGGCCATCAAGAAGGCGCTGACGAACAAATTCCCCGAACTCGACCTCTCCAGCGTATTGCCCATCAAAGAGCGCGTTATTCAGCATTACG GAGACGATGTCAAGGACACTTCCACTCTCCAGAAGGTTTTCGCGACCAACCGCGGCTATGCAGGATGCAAAACGCCAGCTACCCCCGTTGAAG GAGGCTTCATTCCAGCAGTCAACGGCCGTTTGTTCAACGAGGATGTTCCCTTCGGGCTGTGTGTGTTGAAGGACATTGCGGAGCAGATGGATGTGCCTACACCGTCCATCGACTTTATGATTGACTGGCACCAAAAACTCATGGGGAAGGAATTCTTGAAGGACGGGAAGTTGAACCCGGAGATGATCCCTCAGACCTCGGCTCCTCGCGCTTACGGGCTGAATACACCTGAGGAGATCGTTGCGCCCTCGCTCATGGCGCAGAACATCACTCTTCCTTTTGCTCACATTGACATGCTCGGTAGACTGCTCAACTAG